Proteins found in one Nocardia brasiliensis ATCC 700358 genomic segment:
- a CDS encoding fatty acid CoA ligase family protein: MSSATYWQAIDRFRAFARAEPDREAVIYPVGTDAAGLPAYRHVSYRELDDWSETIAERLTASGVGSGTRTIVLVLPSPELYAILFALLKIGAVPVVIDPGMGLRKMVHCLRAVEAEAFIGIPPAHAVRVLFRRSFRKVRTTVTVGKRWFWRGAKLSAWGTTPSGAAVDRVPADPGDVLVIGFTTGSTGPAKAVELTHGNLASMIDQVHTARGEIAPETSLITLPLVGILDLLLGSRCVLPPLIPSKVGSTDPAHVAHAIETFGVRTMFASPALLIPLLRHLEQQPNELKTLASIYSGGAPVPDWCIAGLRAALTEDVRIFAGYGSTEALPMSLIESRELFDGLVERTHRGEGTCIGRPADRIDARIVAITDDAIPTWAQAEELAGDLEQSRGIGELVVAGPNVSTHYYWPDAANRQGKIVDGDRIWHRTGDLAWIDDSGRIWFCGRKSQRVVTADGPMFTVQVEQIFNTVAGVARTALVGVGAPGAQRPVLCIELKPDAEGAAVGAALRARGAEFDLSRPIADFLIHPGFPVDIRHNAKIGREQLAQWAGEQLGVRA, translated from the coding sequence GTGAGTTCGGCGACCTACTGGCAGGCCATCGACCGGTTCCGCGCGTTCGCGCGCGCGGAACCGGATCGAGAAGCCGTCATCTACCCGGTCGGCACGGATGCCGCGGGCCTGCCTGCCTACCGCCATGTCAGCTATCGCGAGCTCGACGACTGGTCCGAGACCATCGCCGAACGGCTCACCGCGTCCGGCGTCGGGTCCGGTACCCGCACCATCGTGCTCGTGCTGCCCAGCCCGGAGTTGTACGCGATCCTGTTCGCGCTGTTGAAGATCGGCGCCGTGCCGGTGGTGATCGATCCGGGCATGGGGCTGCGCAAGATGGTGCACTGCCTGCGTGCGGTCGAGGCGGAGGCGTTCATCGGCATCCCGCCCGCGCACGCGGTGCGCGTGCTGTTCCGCCGCAGCTTCCGCAAGGTTCGCACCACGGTGACGGTGGGCAAGCGGTGGTTCTGGCGGGGCGCGAAGCTCTCGGCGTGGGGCACCACACCCAGCGGCGCCGCGGTGGACCGAGTGCCCGCCGACCCCGGCGACGTGCTCGTCATCGGATTCACCACGGGCAGTACCGGACCCGCCAAAGCGGTGGAGCTGACCCACGGCAATCTGGCGTCGATGATCGACCAGGTGCACACCGCGCGCGGTGAGATCGCGCCGGAGACCTCGTTGATCACCTTGCCGCTGGTCGGCATTCTCGATCTGCTGCTCGGATCCCGCTGTGTGCTACCGCCGTTGATCCCGAGCAAGGTCGGCTCGACCGACCCCGCCCATGTCGCGCACGCCATCGAAACCTTCGGTGTGCGAACGATGTTCGCCTCACCCGCGCTGCTGATTCCGCTGCTGCGCCACCTGGAGCAGCAGCCGAACGAGCTGAAGACGCTGGCCAGCATCTATTCCGGTGGCGCGCCGGTGCCGGACTGGTGCATCGCGGGCCTGCGCGCGGCGCTGACCGAGGACGTGCGGATCTTCGCCGGATACGGGTCCACCGAGGCACTGCCCATGTCGCTCATCGAATCTCGCGAGCTGTTCGACGGCCTGGTCGAGCGGACGCACCGCGGCGAGGGCACCTGCATCGGGCGACCGGCCGACCGGATCGACGCCAGGATCGTCGCCATCACCGATGACGCGATCCCGACCTGGGCACAGGCCGAGGAACTGGCCGGTGACCTCGAGCAGTCGCGCGGCATCGGCGAACTCGTCGTCGCCGGGCCCAATGTCAGCACGCACTACTACTGGCCGGACGCGGCGAACCGGCAGGGCAAGATCGTGGACGGGGACCGGATCTGGCACCGCACCGGCGATCTCGCGTGGATCGACGACTCGGGCCGCATCTGGTTCTGCGGGCGCAAGAGTCAGCGGGTGGTCACCGCCGACGGGCCGATGTTCACGGTTCAGGTGGAACAGATCTTCAATACCGTTGCGGGCGTGGCGCGCACGGCACTGGTCGGCGTGGGCGCGCCGGGCGCGCAGCGGCCGGTGCTGTGCATCGAACTGAAGCCCGATGCCGAGGGCGCCGCGGTCGGGGCGGCGCTGCGGGCCCGCGGCGCCGAGTTCGACCTCAGCCGGCCGATCGCCGATTTCCTGATCCACCCCGGCTTCCCGGTCGATATCCGGCACAACGCCAAGATCGGGCGCGAGCAGCTCGCGCAATGGGCGGGCGAGCAGCTGGGAGTGCGCGCATGA
- a CDS encoding nucleotidyltransferase domain-containing protein: MTDQEFLSRVAARLAALPGTQAVTLGGSRAQGTHTPESDWDLAIYYRGTFDPAALREIGWDGEVSELGGWGGGVFNGGGWFTIEGRKVDVHYRDLDVVEHELAEAEQGRFHWEPLMFHLAGIPSYLLVAELAVNEVLHGTLPRPGYPPALRTAAPPVWRNRAELTLRYATDAYARRGQVTEVAGAIAIAAMATAHAILAARGEWVVNEKRLLARAGLRDIDAIVGRLTPDPEALARQLAAVRHVLATAS; the protein is encoded by the coding sequence ATGACCGATCAAGAATTTCTTTCCCGCGTCGCCGCGCGCCTGGCCGCCCTGCCCGGTACCCAGGCGGTGACGCTCGGCGGCTCCCGCGCCCAGGGCACCCACACGCCCGAGAGCGACTGGGATCTGGCCATCTATTACCGAGGCACCTTCGACCCTGCCGCACTCCGTGAAATCGGTTGGGACGGTGAAGTATCCGAGCTGGGCGGCTGGGGCGGCGGCGTCTTCAACGGCGGCGGCTGGTTCACCATCGAGGGCCGCAAGGTCGACGTGCACTATCGCGACCTGGACGTGGTCGAACACGAACTCGCCGAGGCCGAGCAGGGCCGATTCCATTGGGAGCCACTGATGTTCCATCTGGCGGGCATTCCGAGCTATCTGCTGGTGGCCGAACTCGCCGTCAACGAGGTGTTGCACGGCACCCTCCCCCGGCCGGGCTACCCACCGGCACTGCGCACCGCCGCACCGCCGGTCTGGCGCAACCGGGCCGAGCTGACCCTGCGCTACGCCACGGACGCCTACGCCCGCCGGGGGCAGGTCACCGAGGTCGCCGGAGCCATCGCCATCGCCGCGATGGCCACGGCGCACGCGATCCTGGCGGCGCGCGGGGAATGGGTCGTCAACGAGAAGCGGTTGCTGGCGCGCGCGGGCCTGCGCGATATCGACGCGATCGTAGGGCGGTTGACACCCGACCCGGAGGCGTTGGCGCGGCAGCTCGCAGCGGTGCGGCACGTGCTTGCCACCGCGAGCTGA
- a CDS encoding MMPL family transporter has product MTAWARFVSARPRTVLAVVAGAMLLFGLLGMNTADKVSAAGFIDPHSESAAVDRLVRAHFGPQTPDAVALYTAPAGQTLDDIGPAVQRSLARIDPALLQRPVETYWNSVPPRKQFLRSADNRQALAAVYLAGDDNRRVAAYPDIEAALRVPGIDTKLSGYSALATQINKQSQHDLVRAESLSLPLTLLILVLVFGGVVAASFPVAVGVLAVLGAMGTIRVLTEFTEVSTFAVNIASLLGLGMAIDYGLFLVTRFREERANGRELTAAIERTCATAGRTVAFSALLLICAFAGTFVFPQAVLRSLGFGAIAAVALAAGLSLTVLPAMLALFGHRIGKAAEKDQTERFWGRMVDAVLRRPGLVTVAVGVVLVLLALPLTGAKLGDIDHRALPVGNEMRTTVEELTAGFPAASSGVTAVLQGENGPPQSAAVDAANTALARVEGVGQVLQVGRADDFVVFHLFLDATDRSERATATVEDLRALTPPDGTALRLGGDTAATLDSVHSIVRGMPWMILVMVAATVLLLAAAFRSIVLPLKAVAMAFLSLAATFGVLTWIFGDGHLAGVLGISPGPLAAGMLVLIIAVVFGLSTDYEVFLLSRMVEAHAAGADTATAVRVGTLKTARVITAAATLLVIVTGAFTLSPLTPMRFLGLGMIVALLIDATLVRMLLVPALVKLMGPANWWHPSRRPRRVAATVDRVQESTSIG; this is encoded by the coding sequence ATGACCGCCTGGGCACGATTCGTCAGCGCCCGGCCACGGACGGTGCTGGCCGTCGTGGCCGGGGCGATGCTGCTGTTCGGGCTGCTCGGCATGAACACCGCCGACAAGGTGAGCGCCGCCGGATTCATTGATCCGCACAGCGAATCCGCCGCGGTGGACCGGCTGGTGCGCGCGCACTTCGGCCCGCAGACCCCGGACGCGGTCGCGCTCTACACCGCACCGGCCGGGCAGACGCTCGACGATATCGGCCCCGCGGTGCAGCGGTCGCTCGCTCGGATCGACCCCGCGCTGCTGCAACGACCGGTCGAAACCTATTGGAACAGTGTGCCGCCGCGCAAACAGTTCCTGCGCTCCGCCGACAACCGGCAGGCCCTGGCCGCAGTGTATCTCGCCGGCGACGACAACCGCCGGGTCGCCGCCTACCCGGATATCGAAGCGGCACTGCGGGTTCCCGGCATCGACACGAAGCTTTCCGGCTACAGCGCACTGGCCACCCAGATCAACAAGCAGTCCCAGCACGACCTGGTGCGGGCCGAATCCCTTTCGCTGCCGCTGACACTGCTGATCCTGGTGCTGGTGTTCGGCGGGGTGGTCGCGGCCTCGTTCCCGGTGGCGGTCGGCGTGCTCGCGGTGCTCGGCGCGATGGGCACCATCCGGGTGCTCACCGAGTTCACCGAGGTCAGCACGTTTGCGGTGAATATCGCCTCGCTGCTCGGCCTGGGCATGGCGATCGACTACGGCCTGTTTCTGGTGACCAGATTCCGCGAAGAACGCGCGAACGGGCGCGAGCTGACGGCGGCGATCGAACGCACCTGCGCCACCGCGGGCCGCACCGTCGCGTTCTCGGCCCTGCTGCTGATCTGTGCGTTCGCGGGCACTTTCGTCTTCCCGCAGGCCGTGCTGCGCTCGCTCGGCTTCGGCGCGATCGCGGCGGTCGCACTGGCGGCCGGACTTTCGCTGACCGTGCTGCCCGCCATGCTCGCCCTGTTCGGCCATCGCATCGGCAAGGCCGCGGAAAAGGATCAGACCGAACGCTTCTGGGGTCGCATGGTGGACGCCGTGCTGCGCAGGCCGGGTCTGGTCACGGTGGCGGTGGGAGTTGTGCTGGTACTGCTCGCGCTGCCGCTGACGGGTGCGAAACTCGGCGATATCGACCATCGCGCGCTGCCCGTCGGCAACGAGATGCGTACCACCGTCGAGGAACTCACCGCCGGCTTCCCCGCCGCGAGCAGCGGTGTCACCGCCGTCCTGCAGGGGGAGAACGGACCACCGCAGTCGGCGGCCGTGGACGCGGCGAACACCGCCCTCGCCCGGGTCGAGGGCGTCGGTCAGGTGCTCCAGGTCGGCCGCGCCGACGATTTCGTGGTCTTCCACCTCTTCCTCGATGCCACCGACCGCAGCGAAAGGGCCACGGCGACGGTCGAAGACCTGCGCGCGCTGACCCCACCGGACGGCACGGCGCTGCGCCTCGGCGGCGACACCGCCGCCACCCTGGACAGCGTGCACTCCATCGTGCGCGGCATGCCGTGGATGATCCTGGTGATGGTGGCCGCCACGGTTCTGCTGCTCGCGGCCGCGTTCCGCTCGATCGTGTTGCCGCTCAAGGCGGTCGCGATGGCCTTCCTCAGCCTCGCCGCCACCTTCGGCGTACTCACCTGGATCTTCGGCGACGGCCACCTCGCGGGCGTGCTCGGCATCAGCCCCGGTCCGCTGGCCGCCGGCATGCTCGTGCTGATCATCGCCGTCGTGTTCGGACTGTCCACCGACTACGAGGTATTCCTGCTGTCCCGCATGGTCGAAGCGCACGCCGCGGGCGCCGACACCGCCACCGCGGTACGTGTCGGCACGCTCAAGACCGCCCGCGTCATCACCGCCGCGGCCACCCTGCTGGTCATCGTCACCGGCGCTTTCACGCTCTCGCCGTTGACGCCCATGCGTTTTCTCGGCCTGGGCATGATCGTCGCGCTGCTGATCGACGCCACGCTCGTGCGCATGCTGCTGGTGCCCGCGCTGGTGAAACTGATGGGCCCGGCCAACTGGTGGCACCCGTCGCGTCGCCCGCGGCGGGTCGCCGCCACGGTCGACCGGGTGCAGGAGTCCACCTCGATCGGCTGA
- a CDS encoding TetR/AcrR family transcriptional regulator codes for MAAEDDGAIPGMRRWRGRSPAARVAMRRDQLIEACTELMATIGAADTSMRGVCRQAGLTERYFYESFPNLDALLTTVLDTVVLGARDRLLAALPSAPIQRAAMFRHLVTVFTDYLTEDRRRGRIMFVESQATPVLMPRANQLIGLFTAPIALTIGAGDYTDPGPDEHDSALNASAIFGALAYLYRPWLDGEIPVSRERFDEHAATVLENVARVRSSANSAT; via the coding sequence ATGGCCGCCGAAGACGACGGAGCGATCCCCGGGATGCGCCGCTGGCGTGGCCGGTCCCCCGCCGCTCGGGTCGCCATGCGCCGCGACCAGCTGATCGAGGCGTGCACCGAACTGATGGCGACGATCGGCGCGGCGGACACCTCGATGCGCGGAGTATGCAGGCAGGCCGGGCTCACCGAACGCTATTTCTACGAGAGTTTTCCCAATCTCGACGCATTGCTCACCACCGTGCTCGACACCGTGGTGCTCGGCGCCCGGGACCGACTACTCGCGGCGTTACCCTCGGCCCCGATCCAGCGCGCCGCCATGTTCCGGCACCTGGTCACCGTGTTCACCGACTACCTCACCGAGGATCGGCGCCGCGGCCGGATCATGTTCGTCGAATCGCAGGCCACCCCGGTGCTCATGCCCCGCGCCAACCAGCTCATCGGATTATTCACGGCGCCGATCGCCTTGACGATCGGCGCCGGCGACTACACCGACCCCGGACCCGACGAGCACGACAGCGCACTCAACGCCAGCGCCATCTTCGGCGCGCTGGCCTATCTCTACCGGCCCTGGCTGGACGGCGAGATCCCGGTCTCCCGAGAACGATTCGACGAGCACGCCGCGACCGTGCTGGAAAACGTTGCCCGAGTGCGCTCTTCGGCCAATTCAGCCACCTAG
- a CDS encoding NAD-dependent epimerase/dehydratase family protein — protein MSKVLVTGASGFLGGALVRRLVRDGAHDVSILVRRTSNLADLGPDVDKVELVYGDLTDAASLVQATSGVDIVFHSAARVDERGTREQFWQENVRATELLLDAARRGGASAFVFISSPSALMDYDGGDQLDIDESVPYPRRYLNLYSETKAAAERAVLAADTTGFRTCALRPRAIWGAGDRSGPIVRLLGRTGTGKLPDISFGRDVYASLCHVDNIVDACVKAAASPATVGGKAYFIADAEKTNVWEFLGAVAGRLGYEPPSRKPNPKVINAVVGVTETIWRIPAVATRWSPPLSRYAVALMTRSATYDTGAAARDFGYRPVVDRETGLAGFLTWLEKQGGAVELTRTLR, from the coding sequence ATGAGCAAAGTACTGGTCACCGGCGCGTCCGGTTTCCTCGGCGGCGCACTGGTGCGCAGGCTGGTCCGCGACGGCGCGCACGATGTGTCGATTCTGGTGCGGCGCACCAGCAATCTGGCCGATCTCGGCCCCGACGTGGACAAGGTCGAGCTGGTCTACGGCGATCTGACCGATGCCGCGTCGCTGGTGCAGGCCACCAGCGGGGTCGACATCGTGTTCCACAGCGCCGCCCGGGTCGACGAGCGGGGCACTCGCGAGCAGTTCTGGCAGGAGAACGTCCGAGCCACCGAGTTGCTGCTGGACGCCGCGCGTCGCGGCGGCGCGTCGGCGTTCGTGTTCATCTCCAGCCCCAGCGCGCTGATGGACTACGACGGCGGCGACCAGCTCGACATCGACGAGTCGGTGCCGTATCCGCGCCGCTACCTGAACCTGTATTCCGAGACCAAGGCCGCCGCCGAACGTGCGGTATTGGCCGCGGACACCACGGGTTTCCGGACCTGCGCGCTGCGCCCGCGGGCGATCTGGGGCGCGGGCGACCGGTCCGGCCCGATCGTGCGGCTGCTCGGTCGCACCGGCACCGGCAAGCTGCCCGATATCTCGTTCGGGCGCGACGTATACGCCTCGCTGTGCCACGTCGACAACATCGTCGACGCGTGCGTCAAAGCCGCGGCGAGCCCGGCGACGGTGGGCGGCAAGGCCTATTTCATCGCCGACGCCGAAAAGACCAACGTGTGGGAGTTTCTCGGCGCGGTGGCCGGCCGGCTGGGGTATGAACCGCCGAGCCGCAAGCCCAACCCGAAGGTGATCAACGCGGTGGTCGGCGTCACCGAGACCATCTGGCGAATCCCGGCCGTGGCGACCCGCTGGTCGCCCCCGCTGTCGCGCTATGCCGTCGCGCTGATGACGCGCAGCGCGACCTACGACACCGGCGCCGCCGCACGCGATTTCGGCTATCGGCCGGTCGTGGACCGCGAGACCGGACTCGCCGGCTTCCTCACCTGGCTCGAAAAACAGGGTGGGGCCGTGGAACTCACCCGCACGCTGCGCTGA
- a CDS encoding fatty acid desaturase family protein produces the protein MRPVVMEGVAARRGSEYAVLLRRVRQAGLLDRRPRYYAWKSAVTAAAFVGGWLVFVLLGDSWWQLGVAAFLGMVFAQFAFLGHDAGHKQIFASRRANYLYGLIFGNLGIGVSIGWWTSNHNRHHAHPNTEDADPDIMGVLAHSGARARAERSWRRLIFRYQAWLFFPMLLLEGGSLHFASARAALRWPIPNRRAEGALLALHAVAYLGTVFLILSPIKALVFIAVHQGLFGLYMGCTFAPNHKGMAVLSAGDRTDFLRKQVLTSRNVRGGVVIDAALGGLNYQIEHHLFPSMPRANLRRAQPMVAEFCAEIGVPYCETSLLRSYAEALRHLDAVGKHTRTRTESAA, from the coding sequence ATGCGGCCTGTGGTGATGGAAGGCGTCGCGGCACGGCGCGGCAGCGAATACGCGGTGTTGCTGCGCCGGGTGCGACAGGCCGGGCTGCTCGACCGGCGGCCGCGGTACTACGCGTGGAAAAGCGCGGTGACCGCCGCCGCCTTCGTGGGTGGCTGGCTGGTGTTCGTGCTGCTCGGCGATTCGTGGTGGCAGCTGGGCGTCGCGGCGTTCCTCGGAATGGTGTTCGCCCAGTTCGCTTTTCTCGGTCACGACGCCGGGCACAAGCAGATCTTCGCGAGCAGGCGCGCCAACTATCTGTACGGGTTGATCTTCGGCAACCTCGGGATCGGGGTGAGCATCGGCTGGTGGACCAGCAACCACAACCGCCATCACGCGCACCCGAACACCGAGGACGCCGACCCCGACATCATGGGGGTGCTGGCGCACTCCGGTGCGCGCGCCCGCGCCGAACGAAGTTGGCGGCGGCTGATTTTCCGATACCAGGCCTGGTTGTTCTTTCCGATGCTGCTGCTGGAGGGCGGCAGCCTGCATTTCGCGAGTGCCCGCGCGGCACTGCGCTGGCCGATCCCGAACCGACGCGCCGAAGGGGCACTGCTGGCGTTGCACGCCGTGGCCTATCTGGGCACGGTGTTCCTGATTCTCTCGCCGATCAAGGCGCTGGTGTTCATCGCCGTGCACCAGGGACTGTTCGGGCTCTACATGGGCTGCACCTTCGCGCCGAATCACAAAGGCATGGCGGTACTTTCGGCCGGAGACCGTACCGACTTCCTGCGCAAGCAGGTGCTCACCTCCCGTAACGTCCGCGGTGGCGTCGTCATCGATGCGGCACTGGGCGGCTTGAACTATCAGATCGAACACCACCTGTTCCCCTCGATGCCGCGAGCCAACCTGCGCCGCGCCCAGCCCATGGTCGCCGAGTTCTGCGCCGAGATCGGCGTACCGTACTGCGAGACCAGCCTGCTCCGCTCCTATGCCGAGGCGCTGCGCCACCTCGACGCCGTCGGCAAGCACACCAGGACGCGCACGGAATCCGCTGCCTGA
- a CDS encoding 3-oxoacyl-ACP synthase III family protein yields the protein MSHSRFESIGAYLPSNVVTTQELLSRLQEPPSFDLEKITGVKERRVHDTRPESYEDSFAIAMKAAQDCLSRSRYDAAELDVIISTSITRSNHATRMYMEPSFAGSISRLIGAQKAITFDVSNACAGMLTGTYILDRMIRSGAVRNGMVVSGEAITPIADTAVAEISEKYDLQFASLSVGDSGAAVVLDQAVDDDDKIHYIELMTASEYSHLCLGMPSDKSQGVALYTDNRKMHNEDRFLLGTNSQINYLEAQGRTFADEKFDYVIHHQFGAAAIPWMNAICEREFGTPMPPDLRVIEKYGNTSTTSHFIVLHDQLSEQNIPAGSKLLMIPAASGIVTGFLSTTISSLKV from the coding sequence GTGTCGCATTCTCGATTCGAATCCATCGGCGCCTATCTGCCTTCGAATGTCGTCACCACCCAGGAGCTGCTCTCCCGGCTGCAGGAACCTCCCTCTTTCGATCTCGAGAAGATCACCGGCGTCAAGGAACGTCGCGTGCACGACACCAGGCCGGAGTCGTACGAGGACTCGTTCGCGATCGCGATGAAGGCGGCGCAGGACTGTCTGTCCAGGTCACGATACGACGCCGCGGAACTCGACGTGATCATCTCCACCTCGATCACGCGGAGCAACCACGCCACCCGCATGTACATGGAGCCGTCCTTCGCGGGGTCGATAAGCCGCCTTATCGGAGCGCAGAAGGCCATTACTTTCGACGTTTCCAACGCGTGCGCCGGAATGCTCACCGGCACCTACATTCTCGATCGGATGATCCGTTCCGGGGCCGTGCGCAACGGCATGGTGGTCAGCGGCGAGGCCATTACTCCGATCGCCGACACCGCGGTCGCGGAGATTTCCGAGAAATACGATCTGCAGTTCGCCTCGCTCTCGGTGGGCGACTCGGGCGCGGCGGTCGTGCTCGACCAGGCGGTGGACGACGACGACAAGATCCACTACATCGAGTTGATGACCGCCTCGGAGTACTCGCACCTGTGTCTCGGCATGCCGAGCGACAAGAGCCAGGGTGTTGCGCTGTATACCGACAACCGCAAAATGCACAACGAAGACCGCTTCCTTTTGGGCACCAACAGCCAGATCAACTATCTGGAAGCCCAGGGCCGCACCTTCGCCGACGAGAAGTTCGACTACGTCATCCACCACCAGTTCGGCGCGGCCGCGATTCCGTGGATGAACGCCATCTGCGAGCGCGAGTTCGGCACCCCGATGCCGCCTGATCTGCGGGTCATCGAGAAGTACGGAAACACCTCCACCACTTCGCATTTCATCGTTCTGCACGATCAGCTCAGCGAGCAGAACATTCCGGCGGGCTCGAAGCTGCTGATGATCCCGGCCGCCTCCGGCATCGTGACCGGCTTCCTGTCCACCACCATCTCGTCTCTGAAGGTCTGA
- a CDS encoding NAD(P)/FAD-dependent oxidoreductase, producing MTEQQDGYDVVVIGGGAAGLNGALMLARARRSVLVIDAGDPRNAPAEGVHGLLARDGMPPGELLGLGRAEVRGYGGEVLAGEVEAVTGAVDGFVVTLTDGRTFRARRLLVTTGLVDELPQIPGLSERWGRDLVHCPYCHGWEVRDQAIGVLATGPMAVHQALLFRQLSSDVVFFAHTTAPPVGEAAEQLAARGIKVVPGEVAGLVVTGDRLTGVRLSDGTVFERAVLTVQPRMVARAGFLDGIGLRAVAHPSGLGVHLPVDATGRTEVAGVWAAGNVTDPGAQVGNAAAAGAFAAAQLNADLVGADTRVAVAAYRRSVEDPFSARNEARVAELVSGEHRHGL from the coding sequence GTGACTGAACAGCAAGACGGCTACGACGTGGTGGTGATCGGCGGCGGTGCCGCCGGATTGAACGGTGCGCTGATGCTGGCGCGGGCCAGGCGGTCGGTGCTGGTGATCGACGCGGGCGACCCGCGCAACGCACCGGCCGAAGGCGTGCACGGGTTGCTCGCGCGCGACGGGATGCCGCCCGGCGAATTGCTCGGGCTGGGCCGGGCGGAGGTGCGCGGCTACGGCGGCGAGGTGCTGGCGGGCGAGGTCGAAGCGGTGACCGGCGCCGTCGACGGATTCGTGGTGACGCTGACCGATGGCCGCACGTTCCGCGCCCGGCGACTGCTCGTGACCACCGGGCTGGTGGACGAGTTACCGCAGATCCCGGGCCTGTCCGAGCGGTGGGGCCGCGACCTCGTGCACTGCCCGTACTGCCATGGCTGGGAGGTCCGGGACCAGGCCATCGGCGTGCTGGCGACCGGGCCGATGGCGGTGCACCAGGCGTTGCTGTTCCGGCAGTTGAGCAGCGATGTCGTGTTCTTCGCGCACACCACGGCGCCGCCGGTCGGCGAGGCGGCCGAACAGCTCGCGGCGCGCGGAATCAAGGTGGTGCCGGGCGAGGTGGCGGGACTGGTCGTCACCGGCGATCGGCTGACCGGTGTACGCCTGAGCGACGGCACGGTGTTCGAGCGCGCCGTGCTGACCGTGCAGCCGAGGATGGTCGCGCGCGCCGGTTTCCTGGACGGGATCGGCCTGCGCGCGGTGGCGCATCCGTCCGGCCTCGGCGTGCACCTTCCGGTCGATGCCACCGGACGGACCGAGGTGGCCGGGGTCTGGGCCGCGGGCAATGTCACTGATCCAGGGGCGCAGGTCGGAAATGCCGCGGCCGCAGGAGCATTCGCCGCGGCGCAGCTCAACGCCGATCTGGTCGGCGCGGACACCCGCGTCGCCGTCGCGGCCTACCGGCGCTCGGTCGAGGATCCGTTCTCGGCGCGCAACGAAGCGCGCGTCGCCGAGCTGGTGTCCGGCGAGCACCGGCACGGACTGTGA